One window of Marinomonas primoryensis genomic DNA carries:
- a CDS encoding TetR/AcrR family transcriptional regulator, with the protein MSLRQQQKANTRSKIKAIAKRAFLEQGIEATSTRYLSEQAGIAVGTLFVHFPDKLSLVKDIFFDEMDVALRAAVVAQKASSSPMDYLQQMAQVLFDFYDEYVEFTRQVLLDSLAKGGFHTNQMAVISDGIVKRFKQVGVDDKTAGIFAENMISNYWFVLLSGVPKGALGGAAMTHLERMNLPFEMSYRNALKNKG; encoded by the coding sequence GTGAGTCTTCGTCAGCAGCAAAAAGCCAATACCCGATCCAAAATTAAAGCAATCGCTAAGCGCGCCTTTTTAGAACAAGGCATTGAAGCAACCAGTACTCGTTATTTGAGCGAGCAAGCTGGCATTGCGGTCGGTACTCTATTTGTTCACTTTCCCGATAAATTATCCTTAGTAAAAGACATTTTTTTTGATGAGATGGATGTGGCACTTCGTGCTGCGGTTGTTGCTCAAAAAGCCAGTTCATCACCAATGGATTACTTGCAGCAAATGGCGCAAGTGCTGTTTGATTTCTATGATGAGTATGTGGAATTTACTCGACAGGTATTATTGGATAGCTTGGCAAAAGGCGGTTTTCATACGAACCAAATGGCGGTAATTTCAGACGGTATTGTAAAACGATTCAAACAAGTTGGAGTGGATGATAAAACAGCGGGTATTTTTGCTGAGAACATGATATCCAACTACTGGTTTGTATTGTTAAGTGGAGTGCCGAAAGGGGCGTTAGGGGGAGCTGCAATGACGCACTTGGAACGGATGAATCTGCCATTTGAAATGTCTTATCGAAATGCGCTTAAAAATAAAGGCTAG
- a CDS encoding DEAD/DEAH box helicase, producing MSQPFVLRDYQNQAVEASLAHFRSSDDPAVIVLPTGAGKSLVIAELSRLAKGRVICLAHVKELVEQNHAKFLATGSSAGIFSAGLSQKTSSAKTTFASIQSISASLTAFDEPVSLIIIDECHRVSMEESGQYNKTIEHFKTLNPKVKILGLTATPYRLGSGWIYHRHYHGYTRQCTDSIFKKCIFELPLQHMVKKGYLTPPIHYDAAIAHYDFSLLTESLDGEQNTDDIALNELIHKHPRVTKAVAEQILQLSQDRQGVMIFAATIDHAKEIASYLPEEQTALITGKTKIKQRDALIANFKAREIKFLVNVSVLTTGFDAPHVDVIAILRPTQSISLFQQIVGRGLRLSPGKKDCLILDYTNNGYNIFQPEIGEKRPTQDSVAVQIHCPECDFANTFWGRKDAEGNIIEHFGRRCHGLVETTEGEVQCSYRFRFKCCPYCNEENDIAARQCQHCSEKLIDPDDLLRSALNLKNNKVLRCSDITPEIDVKDKSIKITYHDEDGLTLSETFRFNYKKSRQAFNDLFGRRIANGIQSVQFDTLEEVEPFLPYLPTPDFVIAKKQKQHWQVTEHLFDYQGPYRKANELQ from the coding sequence ATGAGCCAACCGTTCGTATTACGAGACTATCAAAACCAAGCCGTTGAGGCGTCTCTCGCTCACTTTCGCAGCAGCGACGATCCTGCTGTTATTGTTCTTCCTACTGGCGCGGGTAAAAGCCTTGTTATTGCAGAGTTGAGCCGCCTTGCAAAGGGGCGAGTCATTTGCCTTGCTCACGTTAAAGAACTGGTAGAACAAAATCACGCTAAGTTTCTTGCCACAGGTTCTTCCGCTGGTATTTTTTCCGCCGGTTTAAGCCAAAAAACCAGTTCAGCAAAAACGACCTTTGCCAGCATTCAATCCATTTCTGCAAGCCTCACCGCCTTCGATGAACCAGTGAGTCTAATCATCATTGATGAATGCCACCGGGTCAGTATGGAAGAAAGTGGCCAATACAACAAAACCATCGAGCACTTTAAGACGCTCAACCCTAAGGTTAAAATCCTTGGTTTAACGGCAACACCGTATCGACTAGGAAGCGGCTGGATTTATCATCGTCATTACCATGGTTACACTCGCCAATGCACAGACTCTATTTTTAAAAAATGCATTTTTGAATTACCCCTGCAACATATGGTAAAAAAAGGCTATTTAACACCACCGATTCACTATGATGCTGCCATTGCTCACTATGACTTCAGCCTTCTCACAGAAAGCTTAGACGGCGAACAAAACACCGATGATATCGCGTTAAACGAGCTAATCCACAAACACCCTCGCGTCACCAAAGCTGTGGCTGAGCAAATCCTTCAGCTCAGCCAAGATAGACAAGGTGTAATGATTTTCGCGGCGACAATCGATCACGCCAAAGAAATTGCCAGCTACTTACCAGAAGAACAAACCGCCCTTATTACGGGCAAGACTAAAATCAAACAGCGCGACGCGTTAATAGCAAATTTTAAGGCCAGAGAAATAAAATTTCTCGTGAATGTCTCTGTGCTAACTACGGGGTTTGATGCGCCCCACGTAGACGTAATCGCTATTTTACGGCCAACTCAATCCATCAGTTTATTCCAACAAATTGTCGGTCGCGGCCTACGATTAAGCCCAGGTAAAAAAGACTGTTTGATTCTGGATTACACCAATAATGGCTATAATATATTCCAACCGGAGATTGGCGAAAAACGCCCCACTCAAGATTCAGTCGCCGTGCAAATACATTGCCCTGAATGTGATTTTGCCAACACCTTTTGGGGAAGAAAAGACGCCGAAGGTAATATCATTGAACATTTTGGACGCCGCTGTCACGGGCTAGTAGAAACCACTGAAGGTGAAGTGCAATGCTCGTATCGCTTTCGCTTTAAATGCTGCCCCTATTGCAATGAAGAAAATGACATTGCAGCAAGACAGTGCCAACACTGTTCAGAAAAGCTCATCGATCCTGACGATTTATTAAGAAGTGCGCTAAACCTAAAAAACAACAAGGTATTGCGTTGCTCTGACATTACGCCGGAGATCGATGTAAAAGACAAAAGCATCAAAATCACCTATCACGATGAAGATGGATTAACGCTTTCTGAGACGTTTCGCTTTAACTACAAGAAGTCACGACAGGCTTTTAATGATCTTTTCGGCCGCCGCATCGCCAATGGCATCCAATCGGTTCAATTCGACACCCTAGAAGAGGTTGAACCCTTCTTACCCTACCTTCCCACTCCAGATTTCGTCATCGCAAAAAAACAAAAGCAACATTGGCAAGTAACAGAGCACCTATTTGACTACCAAGGCCCTTATCGAAAGGCCAATGAATTACAGTAG
- a CDS encoding 2OG-Fe(II) oxygenase yields MTNHLYVENSIPAFSREAPFSNVLTDLQTKGWSVQDDFFSTDFTQALMDEVENIHIAYMQQAGVGRKQDHQVVLDTRRDYIQWIDPDKPIKKDFLKMMEDLRVALNRRLFLGLFDYEAHFARYETGAFYEKHIDAFKGESNRILSTVLYLNEGWQEGEGGELVIYDENDPTIEIGRFYPKKGRLAVFLSECFYHEVVVANRTRHSIAGWFRINNTTSMTLDPDQ; encoded by the coding sequence ATGACTAACCATCTTTATGTGGAAAATTCGATCCCAGCGTTTAGTCGTGAAGCGCCTTTCTCCAATGTATTGACAGATTTACAGACAAAAGGCTGGAGTGTTCAGGATGACTTTTTTTCAACGGATTTTACTCAGGCTTTGATGGATGAAGTGGAGAATATTCACATCGCCTACATGCAGCAAGCAGGTGTAGGGCGAAAGCAAGATCATCAAGTGGTTCTAGACACTCGCCGTGATTATATTCAATGGATCGACCCGGACAAACCGATTAAAAAAGATTTCTTGAAGATGATGGAAGATTTGCGTGTCGCGCTTAATCGTCGATTGTTTTTGGGCTTGTTTGATTATGAGGCGCATTTTGCTCGTTATGAAACCGGCGCTTTTTATGAAAAGCACATAGATGCCTTTAAAGGTGAAAGTAACCGTATTTTATCGACTGTCTTGTATTTGAACGAAGGTTGGCAAGAAGGAGAGGGGGGTGAGTTGGTTATCTACGATGAGAACGACCCAACGATTGAAATAGGGCGTTTCTATCCTAAAAAGGGGCGTTTGGCGGTTTTTTTGAGTGAGTGTTTTTATCATGAGGTTGTTGTGGCCAATCGAACTCGCCACAGTATTGCGGGTTGGTTTCGCATTAATAACACCACCAGTATGACGCTTGATCCAGATCAATAA
- a CDS encoding rhodanese-related sulfurtransferase, whose amino-acid sequence MSNVVVCALYKFVELPHFESIREPLQKTLEDNAIRGTLLLASEGINGTVAGPREGIDALLAWLDLQPGLDNIVSKESYDESMPFYRTKVKLKKEIVTMGVEGIDPKRVVGTYVKPSEWNALISDPDVVLVDTRNDYEVQIGTFKNAVNPKTDTFREFPTYVKENLDPAKHKKVAMFCTGGIRCEKSTAYMLEQGFDEVYHLEGGILKYLEEVPKEDTMWEGECFVFDNRVSVNHDLEKGEYDQCHACRMPITEAEKQDERYVQGVSCVHCFDKFTDEQRQRFIEREHQVQLARSRGEEHIGAEVFDAVEKHRVEKALEKERQRKVHEAKTS is encoded by the coding sequence ATGTCTAACGTCGTTGTTTGTGCCCTTTATAAATTTGTTGAACTGCCTCATTTCGAGTCCATTCGCGAACCGCTTCAAAAAACATTAGAAGATAATGCTATTCGTGGCACTTTATTATTGGCAAGCGAAGGCATTAACGGCACCGTGGCAGGGCCTCGTGAAGGTATTGATGCTTTATTGGCGTGGTTGGATCTGCAACCCGGCCTAGACAATATTGTTTCCAAAGAATCTTATGACGAAAGCATGCCGTTCTACCGCACCAAAGTGAAACTTAAAAAAGAAATCGTCACCATGGGTGTTGAAGGTATTGACCCTAAACGCGTGGTAGGTACGTATGTTAAACCAAGCGAATGGAATGCGTTGATTTCTGATCCCGATGTGGTTTTGGTCGATACGCGTAATGATTACGAAGTGCAAATCGGTACATTCAAAAATGCAGTTAACCCTAAAACTGATACGTTCCGCGAATTTCCTACCTATGTAAAAGAAAACCTAGACCCTGCTAAGCACAAAAAAGTTGCCATGTTCTGCACTGGCGGTATTCGCTGTGAAAAATCCACGGCGTACATGTTGGAGCAGGGTTTTGATGAGGTTTACCATCTTGAAGGTGGCATCTTGAAATACTTGGAAGAGGTGCCGAAAGAAGACACTATGTGGGAAGGCGAATGTTTTGTGTTTGATAATCGCGTTTCTGTCAACCACGACTTAGAAAAAGGCGAATACGACCAATGTCATGCTTGTCGTATGCCAATCACGGAAGCCGAAAAGCAAGACGAACGCTATGTCCAGGGCGTGAGTTGTGTGCATTGTTTTGATAAGTTTACCGACGAGCAGCGCCAGCGTTTTATCGAGCGTGAGCACCAAGTTCAACTTGCGCGTTCTCGTGGTGAAGAGCATATCGGTGCGGAAGTGTTTGACGCTGTTGAGAAACATCGTGTCGAAAAAGCCTTGGAAAAAGAGCGTCAGCGTAAGGTACATGAAGCCAAAACGAGCTAG
- the dnaX gene encoding DNA polymerase III subunit gamma/tau has translation MSYQVLARKWRPQNFLEMAGQDHVLQALVNALRQQRLHHAYLFTGTRGVGKTTIARIFAKCLNCETNGISPEPCGTCDSCREITEGRFIDLIEVDAASRTKVEDTRELLENVQYAPTRGRFKVYLIDEVHMLSTHSFNALLKTLEEPPEHVKFLLATTDPQKLPVTVLSRCLQFNLKNMTPQRVVDYLQTVLNAEKVNFDQPALWQIGQAANGSMRDALSLTDQAIAFGNGTISESGVTAMLGLINQAQVLDLLEVVASKNAAQVLSLIEQLADYQPDFTAICGSLLDTLHRVAIEQQVPGALADQLGDLARIQTIAANVSSEEIQVMYQSLLIGRRDLYLAHSARAGFEMLMLRLIAFRPTPPMVISHGAPAAIQTAPEVDASPQATTEKKTPDDESVGVAVDDLIETPSTSIMPATPTTVIDKKETLASAVAEHPPWEDAPEVSLTEAPSSFEAESIEPLAAEVNESIIPITSEDTKLAEAVQSQEAVPLKETTPLQVIEALEQVSPLTEEKSIASEPEPILSSEQNNKPFVVAEAEYLDAATDEDDEDEEEAEEREIADIINPFNPAADLVDALGAEPIASPEIEENKEPDTRLSKVPDTIAQPALAMPMPALSHYNELTMKLWWLVAPRLSLTGLVQNILMNSSLVDASDQGIRLEVPLEYGHMLNQVRYEQVQGALSDFFAMSVPLIIDTVEDTSGVTAEEFAASKRAEALQVAIEHLNSHPVVQALSATMGAQLVYDTVKVKA, from the coding sequence ATGAGTTATCAAGTTTTAGCACGTAAATGGCGCCCACAAAATTTTCTTGAAATGGCTGGGCAAGACCATGTACTCCAAGCGTTGGTCAATGCTTTGCGCCAACAGCGTTTACATCATGCCTATTTGTTTACCGGAACACGTGGTGTTGGTAAAACCACCATTGCCCGTATTTTTGCTAAATGCTTGAACTGTGAAACCAATGGAATCTCACCCGAACCTTGCGGTACATGCGACAGTTGCCGTGAGATTACGGAAGGTCGTTTTATTGATCTTATCGAAGTTGATGCGGCCTCTCGTACTAAAGTAGAAGATACCCGTGAGTTATTAGAAAATGTGCAGTACGCGCCGACTCGTGGCCGCTTTAAAGTCTACCTGATAGACGAAGTGCACATGCTGTCCACTCACTCCTTCAATGCCTTATTAAAAACACTTGAAGAGCCGCCAGAACACGTTAAATTTTTATTGGCGACAACCGACCCGCAAAAACTCCCTGTCACTGTGTTATCCCGTTGTTTGCAATTCAATCTTAAAAACATGACACCACAGCGCGTGGTCGATTATTTGCAAACTGTGCTTAATGCAGAGAAGGTCAATTTTGATCAGCCCGCGCTATGGCAAATAGGTCAAGCGGCTAATGGCAGTATGCGTGATGCGTTGAGTTTGACGGATCAGGCGATTGCATTTGGTAATGGCACTATTTCTGAATCTGGTGTGACGGCTATGTTGGGCCTGATTAACCAAGCCCAGGTGTTGGATTTATTGGAAGTGGTTGCCTCTAAAAATGCCGCACAAGTACTGTCTCTCATAGAACAACTTGCTGATTATCAACCTGATTTCACTGCGATTTGTGGCAGTTTATTGGACACCTTGCATCGCGTAGCGATAGAGCAACAGGTGCCGGGCGCTCTGGCTGATCAGCTTGGAGATTTGGCTAGAATTCAAACTATTGCTGCCAATGTAAGCTCTGAAGAAATACAAGTTATGTATCAGAGTTTGTTGATTGGCCGTCGTGATTTATACCTAGCGCATTCAGCCCGTGCTGGTTTTGAAATGCTGATGTTAAGGTTAATTGCCTTCCGTCCCACGCCACCTATGGTGATAAGCCATGGCGCACCGGCAGCAATCCAAACAGCGCCGGAAGTTGACGCCTCGCCGCAAGCCACAACAGAAAAAAAAACACCCGACGATGAGTCAGTAGGCGTTGCCGTCGATGACCTTATAGAAACGCCATCGACATCCATAATGCCGGCGACACCGACAACAGTAATAGACAAGAAAGAAACGCTCGCGTCTGCTGTCGCGGAACATCCACCTTGGGAAGACGCACCAGAGGTTTCTCTTACTGAGGCGCCATCTTCTTTTGAGGCTGAGAGTATTGAACCGCTGGCGGCTGAGGTGAATGAGTCAATCATCCCAATCACGTCGGAGGATACTAAATTAGCTGAAGCCGTGCAGTCACAAGAAGCCGTGCCGTTAAAAGAAACAACACCGCTACAAGTGATAGAAGCATTAGAGCAAGTTTCACCGCTAACAGAAGAAAAATCGATTGCTAGTGAGCCAGAGCCGATTCTATCATCGGAGCAAAACAATAAGCCGTTCGTCGTCGCGGAAGCTGAGTATTTAGACGCGGCGACAGACGAGGATGATGAGGACGAAGAAGAAGCCGAAGAGCGAGAAATTGCAGATATTATTAATCCCTTTAATCCAGCAGCAGACTTAGTTGATGCATTAGGGGCGGAACCTATTGCGTCACCCGAGATCGAAGAAAACAAAGAGCCTGACACGCGGTTGTCAAAAGTCCCTGATACTATAGCGCAACCCGCATTAGCCATGCCGATGCCTGCGTTAAGTCACTATAATGAATTGACCATGAAGTTGTGGTGGCTGGTGGCGCCGCGTTTATCTTTGACGGGATTGGTGCAGAATATTTTAATGAATTCCAGCTTAGTGGATGCCAGTGATCAAGGCATTCGCTTGGAAGTGCCTTTGGAATATGGGCACATGCTCAATCAAGTGCGCTACGAGCAAGTGCAAGGGGCACTAAGCGATTTCTTCGCTATGTCTGTGCCTTTGATCATAGATACGGTGGAAGACACCAGTGGTGTTACGGCAGAGGAATTTGCGGCGAGTAAACGCGCGGAAGCATTGCAGGTCGCCATCGAACATTTAAATTCACATCCAGTTGTGCAGGCGCTATCGGCTACGATGGGCGCACAGTTGGTTTACGATACAGTTAAAGTTAAAGCTTAA
- a CDS encoding YbaB/EbfC family nucleoid-associated protein encodes MFKGGMGNMMRQAQQMQENMQKAQEEVANMEVEGQAGAGLVKIVMTGRHDVKRVSIDDSLFADDKEMLEDLIAAAVNDAVRNIEVSQKEKMESATAGMSLPPGFKMPF; translated from the coding sequence ATGTTTAAAGGTGGTATGGGTAACATGATGCGCCAAGCGCAGCAAATGCAAGAAAACATGCAAAAGGCACAAGAAGAAGTTGCCAATATGGAAGTTGAAGGTCAAGCGGGTGCTGGTCTTGTGAAAATTGTCATGACAGGCCGTCATGATGTAAAGCGTGTGTCTATTGATGACTCTTTGTTCGCGGATGACAAAGAAATGCTAGAAGACTTAATTGCCGCTGCGGTTAACGATGCGGTGCGTAATATTGAAGTGAGTCAAAAAGAAAAAATGGAATCTGCAACGGCGGGTATGTCCTTGCCACCAGGTTTCAAAATGCCGTTCTAG
- the recR gene encoding recombination mediator RecR: MFSPLIKELIESLRCLPGVGPRSAQKMALYLLERGHQGADRLANSLREALDKVGRCSSCRTLTEESECQLCRDPERDAKRLCIVETPADVVAIESAGTYTGRYFVLLGHLSPIDGIGPEELGLDRLEALVQHNEVEEAIIATNSTVEGEATCHYIAEKLKTLNINVSRIAHGVPMGGELEYVDGNTLALALEGRKKL, translated from the coding sequence TTGTTCAGTCCCTTAATAAAAGAGTTAATTGAGTCATTGCGCTGTTTGCCGGGCGTGGGTCCAAGATCGGCTCAGAAAATGGCGCTGTATTTATTGGAACGTGGTCATCAAGGGGCCGATAGACTGGCGAATTCATTGCGTGAAGCGCTCGACAAAGTCGGGCGTTGTTCAAGTTGTCGTACATTGACGGAAGAGTCAGAGTGTCAACTTTGCCGAGATCCCGAGCGCGACGCTAAGCGCCTGTGTATTGTTGAAACGCCAGCGGATGTTGTGGCAATTGAGTCGGCGGGTACTTACACAGGACGTTACTTTGTTTTATTAGGGCACTTGTCACCGATTGATGGCATTGGTCCTGAAGAGTTGGGCTTAGATCGTCTTGAAGCCTTAGTACAGCATAACGAAGTAGAAGAGGCGATTATTGCCACTAACTCGACGGTAGAAGGTGAAGCCACTTGTCACTATATCGCCGAGAAATTAAAAACATTGAACATCAACGTCAGTCGAATTGCTCATGGAGTTCCTATGGGTGGTGAACTGGAATACGTGGATGGGAATACTCTGGCGTTGGCGCTAGAGGGACGGAAGAAACTCTAG
- the rnd gene encoding ribonuclease D — translation MNDQDDALNIIWVADNDSLATWCDYWAQLPVIAVDTEFIRRTTYFPITGLIQISEGDKAVLIDPLSIDEWEPLRTLMVNPSVMKVFHACSEDLDVFDRLLGVLPIPFYDTQIGEAYASAQWSLSYVKLIHEYLQIEVAKDETRSDWVQRPLTDAQKRYAALDVVYLAKMYPMQIARLEEKNMLEWVLEDCESLKWQYQMNSDPEQNWAGIKTAWRLSPAGLTLLRLLFIWRDEQARKEDVPKGQILKDRTLWSLANTLPTHHKAVSEAEELTGRQHRLYGEVILQNVALVNELSADEYQLPLDVPLPSQAGDLTKSIKSFVREQSETLKIAPEAMMKRKLLDPLVRHLFDGSPVDWQNPAIKGWRRDVIVDPILNTFKK, via the coding sequence ATGAATGATCAAGATGATGCTCTGAATATTATTTGGGTTGCGGATAACGACTCGCTGGCGACATGGTGTGATTACTGGGCGCAGTTGCCAGTCATTGCGGTTGACACGGAATTTATTCGCCGCACGACCTATTTTCCTATTACGGGGCTCATTCAAATTAGTGAAGGCGATAAAGCCGTGCTAATTGATCCATTGAGTATCGACGAATGGGAACCGCTTCGAACCTTAATGGTGAACCCTTCTGTGATGAAGGTGTTTCACGCGTGTTCTGAAGATCTCGATGTATTTGATCGTTTATTGGGCGTATTACCAATACCGTTTTACGACACTCAGATCGGTGAAGCCTATGCGAGCGCCCAATGGTCGCTGAGTTACGTGAAGCTGATTCATGAATATTTGCAGATCGAAGTCGCAAAAGACGAAACGCGTTCGGATTGGGTTCAACGTCCATTGACCGATGCACAAAAACGTTATGCGGCGCTAGACGTTGTGTACTTGGCAAAAATGTATCCAATGCAAATTGCCCGCTTAGAAGAAAAAAACATGCTTGAGTGGGTGTTGGAAGACTGTGAGTCGCTGAAGTGGCAATATCAGATGAATTCTGACCCTGAGCAGAATTGGGCTGGTATTAAAACGGCGTGGCGTTTGTCTCCAGCCGGTTTAACACTGTTGAGATTGTTGTTTATTTGGCGTGATGAACAAGCTCGCAAAGAAGACGTTCCTAAAGGTCAAATATTAAAAGATCGTACATTATGGTCTTTGGCGAATACCTTACCGACTCATCATAAAGCGGTTTCTGAGGCAGAAGAACTGACTGGACGTCAACATCGTTTATACGGTGAGGTGATCTTACAAAATGTCGCTTTGGTAAACGAATTGTCTGCGGATGAGTACCAGTTGCCGTTGGATGTGCCGTTGCCTTCTCAAGCGGGAGATTTAACCAAATCGATTAAGTCTTTTGTTCGCGAACAATCTGAAACATTAAAGATTGCGCCAGAAGCCATGATGAAGCGTAAACTGTTAGATCCTTTAGTGCGACACTTGTTTGATGGTAGTCCTGTGGACTGGCAGAACCCCGCCATAAAAGGGTGGCGACGAGACGTTATTGTTGACCCCATATTAAATACGTTTAAAAAATAG
- a CDS encoding YcgL domain-containing protein, protein MKQHLIVQVFRSSKHDGMYLYVEKSLGLKDIPEELMTRFGKGISAMVMLLTAESKLARANPENVIKGIREKGFYLQLPPVKEEYLLDLYKTPTQAVY, encoded by the coding sequence ATGAAACAGCATTTAATCGTACAAGTATTTCGCTCTTCAAAACATGACGGGATGTATTTGTATGTAGAGAAAAGCCTAGGTCTTAAGGACATTCCTGAAGAGCTAATGACACGCTTTGGAAAGGGGATTAGCGCAATGGTCATGCTTTTAACAGCAGAAAGTAAGCTGGCGAGAGCGAACCCTGAAAATGTGATTAAAGGCATTCGGGAAAAAGGCTTTTACTTGCAGCTACCGCCAGTAAAAGAAGAGTATCTGTTGGATTTGTATAAAACTCCGACACAAGCTGTTTATTAA
- a CDS encoding YcgN family cysteine cluster protein produces MIAKRYEPFWKTTPLEKMSPVEWESICDGCGKCCLQKLQDDDTEEVFYTNLSCHQLNAASCQCKVYETRKTEVPSCITLTPNQIDEFQWLPDTCSYRVLHETKALPNWHPLVVGSNKEMLRQGLTVRHYAVNEQTVDEEEWETHIIKWVHGTPEPYDIT; encoded by the coding sequence ATGATTGCAAAGCGTTACGAACCTTTTTGGAAAACCACGCCATTGGAGAAAATGTCTCCTGTAGAGTGGGAATCTATTTGCGATGGTTGTGGAAAATGTTGTCTTCAAAAGTTGCAGGATGATGATACAGAAGAGGTTTTTTATACCAACCTTTCTTGTCATCAGCTGAATGCTGCAAGTTGCCAATGTAAGGTATATGAGACTCGAAAAACGGAAGTACCGAGCTGTATTACGTTAACACCGAATCAAATTGATGAGTTTCAATGGTTACCAGATACTTGCAGTTATCGCGTTTTACACGAAACGAAAGCGTTGCCAAATTGGCACCCTTTGGTGGTTGGTAGTAACAAAGAAATGCTTCGACAAGGATTGACGGTTCGACACTATGCCGTAAACGAGCAAACAGTTGACGAAGAAGAATGGGAAACCCATATTATCAAGTGGGTACATGGTACACCCGAACCGTATGATATAACTTAG